Proteins encoded by one window of Culicoides brevitarsis isolate CSIRO-B50_1 chromosome 2, AGI_CSIRO_Cbre_v1, whole genome shotgun sequence:
- the LOC134829092 gene encoding uncharacterized protein LOC134829092: MHLLPVYLVLCFFGSSFVESQLLAPTNQWSQRRSFRPGLFRACDLPKIKNGVVRLRQRGRLAMFNCRSPYILHGDRYSSCISGRWDVPPPICIKSGCTVLPTPNNSVVYPQHENAILTMFCHSGYQRVGSAQAYCDGENWDRPLGVCREISTSVQTSCDFEIDDLCGWTQDANHDFDWKRTNGVFFGKVLSIGPKHDHTIGRPLEGYYMYLDMKDEDVGTKARLVSPTFNATQSENACFRLFYHMFGLSPGKLRVYAKPLSTEIMDAVTNDGYKFFETQGNQGNLWKEGFFQLPVFKEEFQIIIEGTSTRSYDSHIAIDDLSLMNGTDCDRNEATNNDDPEEEDGIFGTQSCENRCSEEETTLLGDSTDILTFSNGTKVKKCDCFYGCEDIKTCCQNYRAICAQATTPEEAVSPTEVAVKTTTTTKRTTTSTTTRSTTTSTTTPKTTTVKTTPKTTPTTKKSTTRSTTTTSSTTTTTPKTTKTTQKTTKMTTSTSKVTTPAKIVDDVVPLETTTYEDDYSGEDFVPLPPGKHHQEVTFPDSSKDTNFIFSTIITGILIFIALIGIAAGTFYYRRQKYDPRNYKQNNGGSGGEMHAGDEFSEVRFLTNDEQLDFALQTPSTSTK, encoded by the exons ATGCATCTGTTACCCGTTTATCtggttttgtgttttttcggAAGTAGTTTCGTCGAAAGTCAACTACTTGCTCCCACGAATCAATGGAGTCAAAGGAGAT CTTTTCGCCCGGGACTTTTTCGCGCTTGTGACTTACCAAAGATCAAAAATGGCGTCGTTCGATTGAGACAACGGGGGCGACTTGCGATGTTCAATTGTCGTTCGCCTTATATTTTGCATGGCGATCGTTATTCGTCTTGTATTTCCGGTAGATGGGATGTTCCGCCTCCGATTTGCATca AATCTGGTTGTACAGTTCTTCCTACTCCAAACAACTCGGTAGTTTATCCGCAGCATGAAAACGCAATTTTAACCATGTTTTGCCATTCAGGCTACCAAAGAGTTGGCAGTGCCCAAGCTTATTGCGATGGCGAAAATTGGGATCGCCCTTTGGGAGTTTGTCGCGAAATCAGTACTTCCGTTCAGACAAGTTGCGATTTCGAAATTGATGATTTGTGTGGATGGACTCAGGATGCCAATCATGATTTCGATTGGAAACGTACCAATGGCGTCTTTTTCGGGAAAGTTTTGAGCATTGGACCGAAGCATGATCATACCATTGGGAGACCATTAGAAG gTTATTACATGTACCTTGACATGAAAGATGAGGACGTTGGAACAAAAGCTCGTCTCGTTTCGCCAACTTTTAATGCGACTCAAAGCGAAAATGCTTGTTTCCGGTTATTTTATCACATGTTTGGGTTGTCGCCCGGCAAGTTGCGAGTTTATGCGAAACCTCTTTCGACGGAAATTATGGATGCCGTTACCAATGATGGGTATAAATTCTTCGAAACGCAAGGGAATCAAGGAAATTTATGGAAGGAGGGATTTTTTCAACTTCCTGTGTTTAAGGAGGAATTTCAAATTATCATTGAAGGCACTTCTACAAGGTCCTATGATAGTCATATCGCGATCGACGATCTCTCATTGATGAATGGAACAGATTGCGATCGAAATGAAGCCACAAATAACGACGATCCTGAAGAGGAAGATGGCATTTTTGGGACTCAATCGTGCGAAAATCGATGTTCAGAGGAAGAAACAACGCTCTTGGGAGACTCAACGGATATTTTGACCTTCAGTAACGggacaaaagttaaaaagtgcGATTGTTTCTATGGATGTGAAGATATCAAAACTTGCTGTCAAAACTATCGAGCGATTTGTGCTCAAGCTACAACTCCTGAAGAAGCTGTTTCGCCAACGGAAGTTGCTGTAaagacaacaacgacgacaaaaagGACAACAACGAGTACGACAACGAGGTCAACGACGACTTCGACAACGACTCCGAAGACAACTACGGTTAAAACGACGCCGAAAACGACTCCGACGACGAAAAAGTCAACGACGAGgagtacaacaacaacgagttcgacgacgacaacgacccCAAAGACGACAAAAACGACTCAGAAGACGACGAAGATGACAACAAGTACTTCTAAGGTGACGACTCCTGCTAAAATTGTTGATGATGTTGTTCCATTGGAGACTACCACGTATGAAGATGATTATTCGGGAGAGGATTTTGTGCCATTGCCTCCtg gaaaacatCATCAAGAAGTCACATTTCCCGACTCCTCAAAAGACACAAACTTCATTTTCTCCACAATTATCACAGGAATCTTAATTTTCATCGCTCTGATTGGCATCGCCGCCGGAACATTTTACTACAGACGCCAAAAATACGATCCACGGAATTATAAACAGAACAACGGCGGCAGCGGCGGCGAAATGCATGCCGGAGATGAATTCAGCGAAGTTCGTTTCCTAACTAACGATGAACAGCTAGATTTTGCCTTGCAAACACCCTCAACGAGtaccaaataa